In one window of Coralliovum pocilloporae DNA:
- a CDS encoding DUF1365 domain-containing protein, with product MKGPDHTDQQVNGVQDGAQGDAQDGVQNDALAVGHCLYEGQVVHQRHDRISHRLTYSVFSVLLDIDGLDKAHAISPLFSVNRRNLFSFMEADHMDQGHADLRAYVDALLSEVQGLDRPHRIMVLAYPRFLGHTFNPLTVFFCHDDADRLTAVLYQVSNTFGQRHHYLHRVDGADEVLNHSCDKNFYVSPFIEMDCTYHFTLRPPNAERVSILIRQFNQGGKVLTAAFKGRHVPLRTGKLIGLAFRYVQSGYKILAAIHWEALKLWLKGARLVHRPDPPSTPLTDMKNSRVTFGRDHP from the coding sequence ATGAAGGGCCCCGACCATACGGATCAGCAGGTAAATGGCGTACAAGATGGTGCCCAAGGTGATGCCCAAGATGGTGTCCAAAATGATGCACTGGCCGTTGGTCACTGCCTGTATGAAGGGCAGGTCGTGCATCAGCGCCATGACCGGATATCACACCGGCTGACCTATTCGGTTTTCTCGGTATTGCTGGACATCGACGGGCTGGACAAGGCCCATGCCATAAGCCCGCTGTTTTCCGTCAACAGGCGCAATCTGTTCAGCTTCATGGAAGCCGACCATATGGATCAGGGGCATGCAGATCTGCGCGCCTATGTGGATGCGCTATTGTCTGAAGTGCAGGGGCTGGACAGGCCGCACCGGATCATGGTTCTGGCTTATCCGCGTTTTCTCGGCCATACCTTTAACCCGCTCACGGTCTTCTTTTGCCATGATGATGCGGACAGGCTGACTGCGGTTCTCTATCAGGTCAGCAACACATTCGGTCAGCGCCATCACTATCTCCACCGGGTTGATGGGGCGGATGAAGTTCTGAATCACTCCTGTGACAAGAATTTCTATGTATCTCCATTCATTGAGATGGATTGCACCTATCATTTCACCCTGCGTCCGCCGAACGCGGAGCGGGTCTCTATTCTTATTCGTCAATTCAATCAGGGCGGAAAGGTTCTGACGGCAGCTTTCAAAGGCCGTCATGTGCCATTGCGCACGGGGAAACTGATCGGTTTGGCGTTTCGATATGTCCAGAGCGGCTACAAGATTTTGGCGGCCATTCACTGGGAGGCGCTGAAACTCTGGTTGAAGGGAGCCAGGCTTGTGCATCGGCCTGATCCGCCTTCAACACCGCTGACGGACATGAAAAACAGCCGCGTAACCTTTGGCAGGGATCATCCATGA
- a CDS encoding SDR family NAD(P)-dependent oxidoreductase, which produces MSKTTMPWSTVWVIGASSGIGEAFARHCHRNGLSVIVSARRADALWSMANDLPGLQVVPMDVSSGQSVDIAIQALKDQNLVPDLVVFCAGTYEPGGLTILDADAASDHMNINYIGAIRVIQAVMPIFRDRGTGHLALVSSLTGYRGLPNAVHYGPTKAALINLTETLYPEFERLGLDLTIINPGFVKTPMTDKNTFEMPFLISAAEAADHMWEGLRRKQFEIAFPAPLVRRLKALRLLPYRLYFRVMRSML; this is translated from the coding sequence ATGAGCAAAACGACAATGCCATGGTCCACGGTCTGGGTTATCGGTGCCAGTTCCGGTATTGGCGAAGCCTTTGCGCGACACTGCCACCGGAACGGTCTGTCGGTGATCGTCAGCGCACGCCGTGCGGATGCACTCTGGTCGATGGCGAATGACTTGCCCGGCCTGCAGGTTGTACCAATGGACGTGTCGTCCGGCCAGTCTGTTGACATTGCAATACAGGCCCTGAAAGATCAAAACCTTGTACCTGATCTGGTTGTCTTTTGCGCAGGAACCTACGAACCGGGCGGCCTGACAATCCTGGATGCTGATGCAGCATCAGATCATATGAACATCAACTATATCGGTGCTATCCGGGTGATTCAGGCCGTGATGCCGATATTCAGGGATCGCGGCACAGGACATCTGGCGCTTGTGTCATCCCTGACCGGTTACAGAGGCCTGCCGAACGCCGTTCATTACGGACCAACCAAGGCCGCGCTGATCAACCTGACAGAAACGCTTTATCCGGAGTTCGAGCGGCTGGGACTGGACCTCACCATTATCAATCCGGGTTTTGTCAAAACACCGATGACGGACAAGAACACCTTCGAGATGCCGTTTCTGATTTCGGCCGCAGAAGCGGCAGATCACATGTGGGAAGGCTTGCGCAGGAAGCAGTTCGAAATCGCCTTCCCGGCACCACTTGTCCGTCGCCTGAAAGCCTTGCGACTTCTGCCGTACAGGCTCTATTTCCGCGTTATGAGGAGTATGCTCTGA
- a CDS encoding NAD(P)/FAD-dependent oxidoreductase encodes MRIAIIGSGVSGLSAAWLLSQRHTVSVFEKDDRLGGHANTQSIRLGDDTVDVDTGFIVYNEKTYPNLTALYEHVNIPTNATDMSFSVSMGDGQFEYAGSDLAGLFAQPGNLVNMHFWGMLKDIRRFYARSVEFAEDPASEGVSLGHYLMQEGYSQFFIQRHLLPMGAAIWSMPAEKMLAFPFRSFVRFCKNHGLLQISDRPQWRTVTGGSKNYVSRLARDFTGPTFLNCAIAAVERKPGHVEVIDREGERMAFDHVVFACHSDQALRILRAGESGVTEDEQAILGSLRYQKNLALLHTDEALMPKRKRAWTSWNYLTGDASDDGTSLSVTYWMNRLQTLSTDKDLFVTLNPLKQPREGSVLRSYVYEHPIFDGDALAAQHRLWSLQGRRRAWFCGAYFGHGFHEDGLQAGLAVAEQLGGVRRPWSVADESGRIPLATTSSSGAREAAE; translated from the coding sequence ATGCGTATTGCCATTATCGGATCAGGTGTTTCCGGCCTTTCGGCAGCCTGGCTTCTGTCTCAGAGGCACACGGTCAGTGTGTTTGAAAAAGACGACCGTCTCGGTGGCCACGCTAATACGCAGTCCATCCGGCTGGGAGACGACACGGTCGATGTGGATACCGGTTTCATTGTCTACAATGAGAAAACCTACCCCAATCTGACGGCCCTATATGAGCATGTGAACATTCCAACGAATGCCACTGACATGTCTTTCTCGGTTTCGATGGGGGACGGGCAGTTTGAATATGCAGGCTCCGATCTTGCGGGCCTCTTCGCCCAGCCTGGCAATCTGGTCAATATGCACTTCTGGGGCATGCTCAAGGATATCCGCCGGTTCTACGCGCGCTCCGTGGAATTTGCCGAAGACCCGGCGTCAGAAGGTGTCAGCCTTGGCCATTATCTGATGCAGGAAGGTTATTCCCAGTTCTTCATCCAGCGGCATTTGCTGCCCATGGGGGCGGCCATATGGTCCATGCCGGCAGAGAAGATGCTGGCTTTCCCATTCCGGTCCTTTGTCCGGTTCTGCAAGAACCATGGTCTCCTGCAGATCAGTGACCGACCACAATGGCGCACAGTGACAGGCGGTTCGAAAAACTATGTAAGCCGTCTGGCCCGGGACTTCACCGGCCCGACCTTCCTCAACTGCGCCATCGCGGCCGTGGAGCGTAAACCCGGACATGTGGAGGTCATTGACCGGGAAGGGGAGCGCATGGCTTTTGATCATGTGGTCTTTGCCTGTCATTCTGATCAGGCCCTTCGCATCCTGAGGGCAGGAGAATCCGGCGTAACAGAAGACGAGCAGGCCATCCTTGGATCCTTGCGCTACCAGAAAAACCTGGCTTTGCTTCATACCGATGAAGCTCTGATGCCGAAGAGAAAGCGGGCCTGGACGAGCTGGAATTATCTGACCGGTGATGCCTCTGACGATGGAACATCCCTGAGTGTCACCTATTGGATGAACAGGCTGCAGACCCTGTCAACGGACAAGGACCTCTTTGTAACGCTAAACCCGCTCAAGCAGCCGAGAGAGGGCTCCGTTCTCCGCAGCTATGTCTATGAGCATCCGATCTTTGATGGCGATGCACTTGCAGCCCAGCATCGTCTCTGGAGCCTGCAGGGCCGTCGTCGGGCCTGGTTCTGCGGGGCCTATTTCGGACATGGGTTCCATGAGGACGGCCTTCAGGCTGGCCTTGCGGTGGCGGAACAGCTGGGCGGTGTCCGCAGGCCCTGGTCGGTGGCCGATGAATCCGGGCGTATCCCGCTTGCCACAACATCCAGTTCCGGTGCGCGTGAGGCGGCTGAGTAA
- a CDS encoding ChrR family anti-sigma-E factor — MMINHHISDEMLVSYAAGALSDAARLFVASHVQLCERCEDRVAKATLVGGHLLETASETPLSDNSFDHLEALLDKADAEPEEQTGDMTPSADLSHIPAPLQLLLGQDYDALQWKTVAPGVKQYQLPIACEDGEKARLLKLSPGFVTPMHSHHGHEMTLVLKGSFSDESGRYKVGDVQEADGEVDHQPIADTEEDCICFIVTDAPLQFRGIVGKVLQPILGF, encoded by the coding sequence ATGATGATCAATCACCATATCAGCGACGAGATGCTTGTAAGCTATGCCGCCGGGGCGTTGTCTGATGCGGCCCGCCTGTTCGTGGCAAGTCACGTGCAGCTTTGCGAACGATGCGAGGATCGCGTTGCAAAAGCCACATTAGTCGGCGGGCATCTGCTGGAAACAGCTTCTGAGACCCCTTTGTCAGACAACAGCTTCGACCATCTCGAAGCGCTGCTGGACAAGGCTGATGCCGAGCCTGAGGAACAGACCGGGGACATGACACCCTCTGCTGACCTCTCCCATATTCCTGCGCCCCTGCAACTGCTTCTGGGGCAGGATTATGACGCGCTTCAGTGGAAGACCGTTGCTCCGGGCGTGAAGCAATATCAGTTGCCCATCGCCTGCGAAGACGGGGAAAAGGCACGGCTGTTGAAGCTTTCACCCGGTTTTGTCACCCCGATGCACAGCCATCACGGTCATGAGATGACGCTTGTTCTCAAGGGCTCGTTTTCCGACGAATCCGGCCGATACAAGGTTGGCGATGTTCAGGAAGCCGATGGCGAGGTGGATCACCAGCCAATAGCCGACACTGAAGAGGACTGCATCTGCTTCATCGTAACCGATGCGCCGCTGCAGTTCCGCGGCATTGTGGGCAAGGTTCTCCAGCCAATCCTTGGCTTCTGA
- a CDS encoding nuclear transport factor 2 family protein encodes MSSSPETVRQRTAEAYAAYFGSVTPETAGDILPLVTDDIHFIDPFNDIRGKDKLVTVIHRMFEDVDAPSFTILDLAWSGDLCFMRWDFDCHQRWLGHWTVRGMTELQFSEDSLVSAHYDYWDASRHFYSKLPLVGPMIRFIARKAAVG; translated from the coding sequence ATGTCTTCGTCACCGGAAACCGTCCGCCAACGGACAGCTGAAGCCTATGCGGCCTATTTCGGCAGTGTGACACCGGAGACCGCAGGAGATATTCTACCGCTTGTGACGGATGACATTCATTTCATCGATCCATTCAATGATATTCGCGGCAAGGACAAGCTTGTCACGGTCATCCATCGGATGTTCGAGGATGTGGACGCGCCGTCCTTCACCATTCTTGACCTGGCATGGTCCGGGGACCTCTGCTTCATGCGCTGGGATTTTGACTGCCATCAGCGCTGGCTGGGCCACTGGACCGTACGCGGCATGACAGAGCTTCAGTTCTCAGAGGATAGCCTCGTTTCTGCTCACTACGATTACTGGGACGCCAGCCGCCATTTCTACAGCAAGCTGCCACTCGTCGGCCCGATGATCCGCTTCATTGCCAGAAAGGCCGCTGTGGGGTGA
- a CDS encoding cryptochrome/photolyase family protein → MTRSETQGIRCLHWFRQDLRLSDNPALLEAAARGSVLPVYILDDENAGDARIGGAGRWWLDKSLSALNEALGGGLRCYRGRAEEILPDIIDRYGIEHVGWNRCYEPWRIARDKGIKAGLKARGISVHSHNGSLLWEPHEVLKADGTLYRVFTPFYRKGCLSARPPRKPLPAPGHIETITPDADDAGFSPDGLTLRADHPWAEQLDPHWQPGEVGARQRLEAFLSSGLSGYKDGRNRPAEAHVSRLSPHLHWGEVSPNQVWSAASHGYEGSDQDHFLSELGWREFSYALLYHEPSLVEKPLQHAFENFPWQEDSGLLKAWQRGQTGIPIVDAGMRELWQTGYMHNRVRMIVGSFLVKNLRLHWHHGRDWFWDTLVDSDLASNSASWQWIAGCGADAAPYFRVFNPVLQGEKFDTDGLYTRRFVPELEALPNKYLFKPWEAPSDVLNKAGLRLGVTYPYPVVDLKQSRNQALQAFQQMKEAPS, encoded by the coding sequence GTGACACGTTCAGAAACTCAAGGAATACGCTGCCTGCACTGGTTCCGTCAGGATCTGCGTCTGTCTGATAATCCCGCTCTGTTGGAAGCGGCGGCGCGTGGTTCTGTCCTGCCAGTCTATATTCTCGATGATGAGAATGCCGGGGATGCCCGTATCGGTGGAGCAGGGCGCTGGTGGCTGGACAAGTCCCTGTCGGCCTTGAATGAAGCGCTGGGTGGCGGCTTGCGCTGTTATCGCGGGCGAGCCGAAGAGATTCTGCCGGATATCATCGACCGCTACGGGATTGAACACGTGGGCTGGAACCGGTGCTATGAACCCTGGCGAATTGCCAGGGACAAGGGCATCAAGGCAGGCTTGAAGGCGCGGGGGATCTCCGTTCACAGCCACAATGGATCGCTGTTATGGGAGCCACATGAGGTGCTCAAGGCAGATGGCACGCTTTACCGTGTTTTCACGCCCTTCTATCGTAAGGGCTGCCTGTCAGCCCGCCCGCCAAGAAAGCCTTTGCCTGCGCCCGGCCACATAGAAACGATTACCCCTGATGCGGATGATGCTGGTTTTAGCCCGGATGGTCTGACGTTGCGCGCCGACCATCCATGGGCCGAGCAGCTTGATCCGCATTGGCAGCCGGGCGAGGTGGGAGCCCGGCAGAGGCTTGAGGCTTTCCTGTCATCAGGGTTGTCCGGCTATAAGGATGGTCGGAACCGCCCGGCTGAAGCACATGTCTCTCGCCTGTCCCCCCATCTCCATTGGGGAGAGGTCTCGCCCAATCAGGTCTGGTCTGCCGCGTCTCATGGATATGAGGGGAGCGATCAGGATCATTTCCTCAGTGAGCTGGGCTGGCGGGAGTTTTCATATGCCTTGCTTTATCACGAGCCGAGCCTGGTCGAAAAACCGTTGCAACACGCTTTCGAGAATTTCCCGTGGCAGGAGGACAGCGGGCTTCTGAAAGCCTGGCAGCGAGGGCAGACAGGCATTCCGATTGTGGATGCGGGCATGCGGGAATTGTGGCAGACCGGCTATATGCATAACCGTGTTCGCATGATTGTCGGCTCATTCTTGGTGAAAAATCTGCGCCTGCACTGGCATCACGGCAGAGACTGGTTCTGGGATACGCTGGTGGATTCGGATCTCGCGTCAAACAGTGCCAGCTGGCAGTGGATAGCCGGGTGCGGCGCTGACGCCGCACCCTACTTCCGTGTCTTTAATCCAGTTTTGCAAGGGGAAAAATTCGACACGGATGGTCTCTATACCCGGCGGTTTGTGCCGGAACTTGAAGCTTTGCCGAACAAATATCTGTTCAAGCCGTGGGAAGCCCCTTCTGATGTGCTGAACAAGGCCGGTTTGCGCCTGGGTGTGACATATCCCTATCCGGTTGTGGACCTGAAACAGTCTCGAAACCAGGCGCTGCAGGCTTTCCAGCAGATGAAAGAGGCTCCTTCTTAA
- a CDS encoding ABC transporter ATP-binding protein has translation MSGETVNIVSVRDLAVHFPLRGNWFQPTQMIKAVEGIDLDIPRGSFFGLVGESGSGKTTLGRAILKAAPITRGDVTFNDGERDFHVPELDKDDVKAYRKRAQLIFQDPYAALSPRMTVRDIIAEPLEVMGLTQSREETDEKVREIARRCRLNIEHLRRFPHAFSGGQRQRISIARALVMQAQFLVADESVAALDVSIQADILNLLKALQKELGLTFLFISHDLSVVAHTCDHVAVMYLGRLVETAPTRALFSTPRHPYTKALLSAIPSLDPDDRDKGQKLEGEIPSPANPPSGCKFHTRCPLATDRCKAEEPHLREMGPEHFAACHFAE, from the coding sequence ATGTCGGGTGAAACTGTGAATATTGTCAGTGTTCGCGATCTGGCCGTGCATTTTCCCCTGCGGGGAAACTGGTTTCAGCCGACACAGATGATCAAGGCGGTTGAAGGGATTGATCTGGATATCCCGCGCGGGTCGTTTTTCGGCCTGGTGGGAGAATCCGGCTCCGGCAAGACAACCCTTGGCCGTGCCATCCTGAAGGCAGCGCCTATCACACGCGGTGATGTGACGTTTAATGATGGAGAGCGTGACTTCCATGTTCCCGAGCTCGACAAAGATGACGTCAAGGCCTATCGCAAGCGGGCCCAGCTGATTTTCCAGGACCCTTATGCCGCTTTGTCACCGCGTATGACGGTGCGTGACATCATTGCCGAACCGCTGGAAGTGATGGGTCTGACCCAGTCCCGAGAGGAAACCGACGAGAAGGTGAGGGAGATTGCCCGGCGCTGTCGCCTCAATATCGAACATTTGCGGCGGTTCCCGCATGCCTTTTCAGGCGGTCAGCGTCAGCGTATTTCCATTGCAAGAGCTCTGGTGATGCAGGCCCAGTTTCTGGTGGCTGACGAAAGCGTGGCAGCGCTGGACGTCTCCATTCAGGCGGACATCCTGAACCTGTTAAAAGCTCTGCAGAAGGAGCTTGGGCTGACCTTCCTGTTCATCAGTCACGATCTCAGCGTTGTCGCTCATACCTGCGACCATGTGGCTGTGATGTATCTGGGGCGGTTGGTCGAGACAGCGCCAACCCGTGCCTTGTTCTCAACCCCGCGCCATCCCTATACAAAGGCGCTTTTGTCGGCGATCCCGTCACTGGATCCGGACGACCGGGATAAGGGGCAGAAGCTTGAAGGCGAAATCCCGAGCCCGGCCAATCCGCCATCCGGCTGCAAGTTCCACACACGCTGCCCGCTGGCGACAGATCGCTGCAAGGCGGAAGAGCCGCATTTGCGGGAAATGGGGCCGGAGCACTTCGCAGCCTGCCATTTTGCAGAATAG
- a CDS encoding sigma-70 family RNA polymerase sigma factor, giving the protein MSTLLLSVGHEKSRSAFRTLFDHFGPRLKSFYMRSGTDEVLAEELVQETFLQIWRKAHLYDAAKAAASTWIFTVARNIRIDKTRNQNRLVLKDESFFEAALVEDGDQDRATYQSELMNIVRDAIAELPPNQAEVISLSFFEEATHADIAQRLQLPLGTVKSRLRLAFGRLRSKLSEFE; this is encoded by the coding sequence TTGAGTACTCTTCTGTTGTCGGTGGGGCATGAAAAATCCCGCTCGGCATTCCGCACCTTGTTTGATCATTTTGGCCCGCGCCTGAAGTCCTTCTATATGCGGTCCGGAACCGACGAGGTTCTTGCAGAAGAATTGGTGCAGGAGACTTTTCTTCAGATATGGAGAAAAGCTCATCTCTATGATGCGGCAAAAGCGGCAGCCTCCACGTGGATATTCACCGTGGCCCGCAATATCCGTATCGACAAGACACGCAACCAGAACCGCCTTGTTCTGAAGGACGAGAGCTTCTTCGAGGCAGCACTGGTTGAAGACGGCGACCAGGATCGCGCGACTTATCAGTCCGAACTGATGAATATTGTTCGTGATGCGATTGCTGAACTGCCTCCCAATCAGGCCGAAGTGATCAGCCTGTCGTTTTTCGAAGAAGCGACCCATGCGGATATTGCTCAAAGACTGCAACTGCCGCTTGGGACCGTGAAATCCCGTTTACGCCTCGCCTTTGGACGGCTGAGGTCTAAATTGTCAGAGTTTGAATGA
- a CDS encoding DUF1330 domain-containing protein, with protein MDQDAYIDPERAAWEAFKALPRDHDIHMLNLVRFRDKACYPDDHPNADKDMSGAEAYQLYGATSASVLKDIGGSVIWSGAMQTMVIGPETEQWDAVFIAHYPNASAFMAMVKHPVYSEAVVHRQAAVLTSRLIRCLPKGGGETFG; from the coding sequence TTGGATCAGGATGCCTATATAGATCCGGAGCGCGCAGCGTGGGAAGCGTTCAAGGCGCTGCCACGTGATCATGATATTCATATGCTGAATCTGGTCCGGTTCAGAGACAAGGCGTGTTATCCCGATGATCATCCCAATGCTGACAAGGATATGTCCGGCGCAGAGGCTTATCAGCTCTATGGCGCCACAAGCGCTTCGGTTCTGAAGGACATTGGCGGCTCGGTTATCTGGAGCGGGGCCATGCAGACCATGGTGATTGGCCCGGAAACCGAACAGTGGGATGCTGTTTTTATCGCACATTACCCCAATGCTTCAGCCTTCATGGCCATGGTGAAACATCCTGTTTACAGCGAGGCCGTTGTCCACCGTCAGGCAGCAGTGCTGACATCACGGCTGATCCGGTGTCTGCCGAAAGGTGGCGGAGAAACCTTTGGCTGA
- a CDS encoding cyclopropane-fatty-acyl-phospholipid synthase family protein gives MTTDNNQMAETNLATPLSPSVQMPAFAPSVFSPWQSIAFKALDGWSEGHLTLIMPDRRVCSFGTQAPGLPDVTVTIHAPRVFRRLVLGGVLAFAESYMDGDWSCSDLTDLFRLFLANGAQSRKVYNLGRLAQWSDRLRHFMNRNTKRGSRRNIAYHYDLGNDFYKAWLDASMTYSSAYQTRAEEPLEEAQARKYERVLDLAGCKEGHSVLEIGCGWGGLAEHAARRGARTHGVTLSREQLAYARARSVEHGFADKAKFELCDYRDTSGQVDNIISIEMIEAVGHENWNRYFSVIRDRLKPGGSAVIQAIVIADDRYEDYKNGVDFIQRYIFPGGMLPSPSALRNTIEEAGLSLVEEEYFGEDYAHTLAVWNKDFQKAWPSIAPLGYDERFRRMWEYYLTYCEAGFLAKSIDVGFFKIVKPA, from the coding sequence ATGACGACCGACAACAATCAGATGGCAGAAACCAATCTGGCCACTCCGCTTTCTCCATCCGTTCAAATGCCTGCGTTTGCCCCTTCAGTTTTTTCACCCTGGCAATCGATTGCGTTCAAGGCACTGGATGGCTGGTCAGAAGGCCATCTGACCCTGATTATGCCGGACAGGCGGGTTTGTTCATTCGGAACCCAGGCACCCGGCCTGCCCGATGTCACCGTAACCATTCATGCCCCCAGGGTGTTCCGCAGGCTGGTGCTTGGCGGTGTTCTGGCCTTTGCTGAATCCTATATGGATGGCGACTGGTCCTGCTCGGATCTGACGGACCTGTTCCGCCTGTTCCTGGCCAATGGAGCGCAGAGCCGGAAGGTCTATAATTTGGGACGCCTCGCACAGTGGAGCGATCGTCTGCGGCATTTCATGAACCGCAACACAAAGCGGGGCAGCCGCCGCAACATTGCCTACCACTATGATCTGGGCAACGATTTCTACAAAGCCTGGCTTGATGCCTCGATGACCTATTCATCGGCCTATCAGACCCGGGCAGAGGAGCCGCTTGAAGAGGCGCAGGCCCGAAAATACGAGCGTGTTCTGGATCTGGCCGGTTGTAAGGAAGGGCATTCCGTACTTGAGATCGGCTGTGGCTGGGGTGGTCTGGCGGAGCATGCCGCAAGACGTGGTGCCAGGACACATGGCGTTACCCTGTCACGAGAGCAGCTGGCCTATGCACGGGCGCGCAGCGTAGAGCACGGCTTTGCCGACAAGGCAAAGTTCGAGCTGTGTGATTATCGCGATACGAGCGGTCAGGTGGATAATATCATTTCCATTGAAATGATAGAAGCGGTCGGGCATGAGAATTGGAACCGCTATTTCTCCGTTATCCGGGATCGGTTGAAACCGGGAGGTTCTGCCGTTATTCAGGCAATTGTCATCGCCGATGACCGCTATGAAGACTACAAGAACGGCGTCGATTTCATCCAGCGCTATATCTTTCCGGGCGGCATGCTTCCCAGCCCGTCAGCGCTGCGAAATACAATAGAGGAAGCGGGGCTGTCGCTGGTTGAGGAAGAATATTTCGGCGAAGATTATGCCCACACGCTTGCGGTCTGGAACAAGGATTTCCAGAAAGCCTGGCCCTCCATCGCCCCGCTGGGCTATGACGAGCGCTTCCGTCGCATGTGGGAATACTATCTCACCTATTGTGAGGCCGGTTTCCTTGCAAAGTCCATCGATGTGGGCTTCTTCAAGATCGTCAAGCCCGCCTGA
- a CDS encoding fasciclin domain-containing protein yields MRIFAIATTLSAALLTATAAQAKNIVETAAGAGQFETLLAAAKAAGLAGALADGENLTVFAPTDDAFAALPEGTVENLLKPENKAQLAAVLSYHVLPRKLMSNQLPGGTIHVKTIKADGDRLLSVDKSSNGVTVDGANVISADIVADNGVIHVIDKVMLPTD; encoded by the coding sequence ATGCGCATTTTTGCGATCGCTACCACTTTGTCCGCAGCATTGCTTACAGCAACGGCAGCACAGGCAAAAAATATTGTTGAAACAGCCGCTGGGGCTGGCCAGTTTGAAACACTCCTTGCTGCTGCCAAGGCTGCTGGTCTGGCAGGTGCTCTGGCAGATGGAGAAAACCTGACCGTGTTTGCGCCGACCGACGATGCCTTTGCCGCTTTGCCTGAAGGTACTGTCGAAAACCTTCTGAAGCCAGAAAACAAGGCTCAGCTGGCTGCTGTCCTCAGTTATCACGTCCTCCCTCGCAAACTGATGTCAAACCAGCTGCCGGGCGGCACCATCCATGTGAAAACCATCAAGGCGGATGGAGATCGTCTTCTGTCAGTGGATAAATCATCCAATGGTGTAACCGTTGACGGAGCCAATGTGATTTCAGCGGATATTGTCGCCGACAATGGTGTGATCCATGTGATCGACAAGGTCATGCTGCCAACGGACTAA